From a single Methylosinus sp. H3A genomic region:
- the dgcA gene encoding N-acetyl-D-Glu racemase DgcA codes for MSVQLTVSVERFPIAGRFVISRGAKTEAVVVTARLRDGAAEGRGECVPYARYGESVESVVDQLESVRALLESGADRAALAALLPPGAARNAADCALWDLEAKRTGVPTYRLAGLERMEPLVTAFTISVGTPQEMREAAAKAAHRPLLKVKLAGDGDAERIAAVRAGAPNSALIVDANEAWSEESFAANSESCSRAGVRLIEQPLPAGADEALARLPRPVPICADESVHDRIGLAALVGRYDAVNIKLDKTGGLTEALALAADARRLGFSIMAGCMVGTSLAMAPALIVAQGAEFVDLDGPLLLAKDREPGLRYEGSLVFPPERELWG; via the coding sequence ATGAGCGTCCAACTGACCGTTTCCGTCGAACGCTTCCCCATCGCCGGGCGCTTCGTCATCTCGCGCGGCGCCAAGACGGAGGCCGTCGTCGTCACCGCCCGCCTGCGCGACGGCGCGGCCGAGGGTCGCGGCGAATGCGTGCCCTACGCCCGCTATGGCGAGAGCGTGGAGAGCGTCGTCGATCAGCTGGAGAGCGTGCGCGCTCTGCTGGAGAGCGGCGCGGACCGTGCGGCTCTGGCCGCCCTGCTGCCGCCGGGCGCGGCCCGCAACGCCGCCGATTGCGCGCTCTGGGATTTGGAGGCGAAGCGCACTGGCGTTCCGACCTATCGGCTCGCCGGGCTCGAACGGATGGAGCCGCTCGTCACGGCCTTTACAATTTCCGTTGGGACGCCGCAGGAGATGCGCGAGGCCGCGGCAAAGGCCGCGCATCGCCCCCTATTGAAGGTGAAGCTCGCCGGCGATGGCGACGCCGAGCGCATTGCCGCGGTGCGCGCCGGCGCGCCCAATTCGGCGCTGATCGTGGACGCCAACGAGGCGTGGAGCGAAGAAAGTTTCGCCGCCAATAGCGAGTCCTGCTCCCGCGCCGGGGTGAGGCTGATCGAGCAGCCGCTGCCGGCCGGCGCCGATGAAGCGCTCGCGCGCCTCCCCCGCCCCGTGCCGATCTGCGCCGATGAGAGCGTCCACGACCGCATCGGCCTCGCCGCGCTGGTCGGGCGCTATGACGCGGTGAACATAAAGCTGGACAAGACCGGCGGCCTCACCGAGGCGCTGGCGCTCGCCGCCGACGCAAGGCGGCTCGGCTTCTCGATCATGGCCGGCTGCATGGTCGGCACCTCGCTGGCCATGGCGCCGGCGCTGATCGTGGCGCAAGGGGCGGAATTCGTCGATCTCGACGGGCCGCTGCTGCTGGCGAAGGATCGCGAGCCGGGGCTGCGCTACGAGGGGTCGCTGGTGTTTCCGCCGGAACGGGAGTTGTGGGGGTGA